A stretch of DNA from Streptomyces sp. NBC_01197:
ACGGCAGCCCGCCGCAGTCGCCGAGGCGCTGGAATGCCTCGGCGGCAACGGATATGACGAGGCGTCCGGTATGCCCCGCCTCTACCGCGAGGCCCCGCTCAACGGCATCTGGGAGGGCTCCGGCAACGTCAACGCCCTTGACATGCTGCGGGCGCTGGCGCGGGAGGCCGAGTCGGTCGACGCCTTCCGTACCGAGATCGAGGCGGCATCGGGCGCCGACCGGCGCCTGGACGCCGCCTGGCAGGAGCTGCGCGGCGAACTCGTCCTCACCGAGGACGCCCCGCTGCGGGCCCGCCGTCTCATCGAACGCGCGGCGCTCGTGCTCCAGGGATCGCTCCTCGTCCGTCACGCGCCGCCCGCCGTCGCCGACGCCTTCTGTGCGTCCCGGCTGGCCGGGGACCGGGGGCTGGCGTTCGGAACCCTCCCGCCGGGCACGGACTTCGCGGGTGTGCTGGAGCGTCTCCCCGTCTGACGGCGGGTGCCGCGAGGTGTGCCCCAGGTATCAACCGCCGGCCGGTTCAAGCGAGTTACCCGTTGGGGTGAACGCAACGGGTCAAACCTCCGCGGGCAGGGATGCCGAAGCCGGATGAGGGCGTGCGGAGTCTCTCCGGCCACGCTCGTTGCTCCCGGTGCCCTCTGTGGCCGAGCACGACAGATCGCTACTTTCGGTGGTGAGTTGACTGCACACGGAGACGATTCACGTCGGTGGTGCGACAGCGGAACCGGAGGAGAAGCATGAAGCTGTACCAGAAGTGGGCTGCCGGAGTGGGGGCTCTCGCGATCAGTGCGGGACTCGTGTCGAGCACGGCCGCCACGGCGGCAGCCGACGACGCCGCGAGCCCCACGCCCCGGTCGATCGTCGCCCAGCAGTTCACCCTCAGACTCGCCGACGACCCTGGTCAGGTCGCCAACGTACGCGGGGCAGCCACGGAAAACGGTGCCCATGTCATCCAGTACCCCTGGTCCGGCAAGGCCAACGAACGCTGGGAAGCGGACTCCGCCCTCGGCGGCTACTACCGGTTCAAGTCCGTCAGCAGCGACAAGTGCCTCAACGTCAGGGGCGGCGGGAGCGAAAACGGCGCCCAGGTCATCCAGTACACCTGCGGAAACAGCGACAACGAACTGTGGAAGTTCGTACCCAAGGGCATCGGCTACCAAATCGTCGTCAAGTCCAGCGGCAAGTGCCTGAACGTCCAGGGCGGCCCCGGCACCGGAAACAACTTGATCCAGTACGAGTGCACCCCGCGGGGAGCGGTCAACGACGTCTGGCTGCCGGTCTGGGAACCCCACAACATCTGACCGCACGCGGAGGGGAGCCGCCAGTACGGTGCACCCTCGTTCAGTACCGCTCGCGCCGCCTCCTGCGGCGGCGACGGTTGTAGACAAGCAGGGCCCCGGCGAGGAGGCCGATCACGAACATGATCAGCAGCGCCGCGTACAGGGGCATGGTGACGACGGGAACCAGCAGCCGGATCTTCACCTCCCGGGTGTTCTCGGCGATGAGGACGATCGCGACCGCGGTCAGCAGCAGGGCGAGGATGCGCGAAGGCGTCAGGGCCTGGCGCCAGCGTGAACCACGGCTGGTCGCGGCGCCCGGTGTGTCTGGAGCCTGTTGTCCGCTCATCTCTCCAGAATCGGCCCCCGGATTACGGGATGCCGCTTCGGGCTGCGCCATCCGGGTGCGGGCGCACTGTGCCCGCCTCGGGGCCGTGGCGCCGCTGAATTCTGTACGCCACGCCAGGCGCCGGTCCTGGCTCCCCCGATGGGCTACCCCCGCTCGTGACACCTCGCTCGCGAGGTGAGGGTGGGCAGCACCGGGCGTACCAGGTGTGCGGCCCGCCGTGTCCACGCCCTGCCAGGGAGGCCGTTGTTGTCCACCTCCGAAGCAAAGCCGGGCCGACCGGGCACCGCCGAGTCGATCCGGGCGGTGCGGAAGCGCTGTCCCATCCGTGACCCGCAGGACCCGGACGAGGCGAGGTACGGCTTCACGGGTCCGTTCCGCCCGGCCCGGCACGGCATGCCGGGCCGGGCCTGACCGCCCCCGGGCCCGTGTCGCACCCCGGCACGCTGGTCCTGATCACGGCCGCCGCAGTGCTCGCTCAGCTGCTGGCGAACGCTGCGGCGCGACGCCTCGCCGTCCCGCTCGTCATTTTCGAGATCGCGCTCGGCATCGTCATCGGCCCGAACGCCCTTGACTGGGCACATTCGGACCAGGCCATCGACACCCTGTCAAATCTGGGGCTGTCCATGCTGATCTTCCTCGCCGGCTACGAGATCGACTTCGCGGCGGTGCGAGGCAGGACGCTGCGCCGGGCTGCCGGAGCCTGGCTGGCCTCTCTCGCCGTCGCCATCGCGGTGGCTTTCCTGCTCAGCGGTGACGACGTGTTCAAGGCGTTCGTGATCGGCACGTCGCTGACCAGCACCGCTCTGGGCACAGTCCTGCCGATGCTCAAGGACGAGGGGGACCTGCACGGGCGCTTCGGTACGGTGGTGACGGCGTTCGGTGCGGTAGGCGAGTTCGGTCCGGTCGTCGCCACCGCTCTGTTGCTGAGCGGCCGTAAACCCGGGGTGTCGGCCGCCCTTCTGGTCGTCTTCGCGGCTGTCACGGCTGCGGCCATCGTCTGGGCGCTGCGACCCAGGCGCCCCTGGTTCTCCCACCTGATCGACAAGACCCTGCACAACAGTGCCCAGTTCGCTGTCCGCTTCGTCATGTTCCTGC
This window harbors:
- a CDS encoding cation:proton antiporter, producing the protein MSHPGTLVLITAAAVLAQLLANAAARRLAVPLVIFEIALGIVIGPNALDWAHSDQAIDTLSNLGLSMLIFLAGYEIDFAAVRGRTLRRAAGAWLASLAVAIAVAFLLSGDDVFKAFVIGTSLTSTALGTVLPMLKDEGDLHGRFGTVVTAFGAVGEFGPVVATALLLSGRKPGVSAALLVVFAAVTAAAIVWALRPRRPWFSHLIDKTLHNSAQFAVRFVMFLLAGMLGLASAFGLDVLLGAFAAGILARLVLQGAAPDSSAEILGKVEAMGFGFLVPLFYVVTGINFDLHALLHDGRSLTLMPVFLLLFLLLRGGPVSLLAPRDLDRGDRGALTLFAATCLPLVVAITTIGVSQKIVDSAVAAALVGAAMVSVLVFPLLARRIRAARDGAQPGPRAAEKSEAW
- a CDS encoding RICIN domain-containing protein, with amino-acid sequence MKLYQKWAAGVGALAISAGLVSSTAATAAADDAASPTPRSIVAQQFTLRLADDPGQVANVRGAATENGAHVIQYPWSGKANERWEADSALGGYYRFKSVSSDKCLNVRGGGSENGAQVIQYTCGNSDNELWKFVPKGIGYQIVVKSSGKCLNVQGGPGTGNNLIQYECTPRGAVNDVWLPVWEPHNI
- a CDS encoding LapA family protein codes for the protein MSGQQAPDTPGAATSRGSRWRQALTPSRILALLLTAVAIVLIAENTREVKIRLLVPVVTMPLYAALLIMFVIGLLAGALLVYNRRRRRRRRERY